In Legionella beliardensis, the following are encoded in one genomic region:
- the ugpE gene encoding sn-glycerol-3-phosphate ABC transporter permease UgpE — protein sequence MRLANRLFNHILLASFIILLFFPLYLALVAASHSSGALMQVPMPIWPGPLLWHNLKIVLTQGIASTGGQPVWHLLINSLIMALLIAVGKIIMALCSAYAFIYFDMPFKKLLFVLIFSTMMLPVEVRIVPTFQVVASFKWLNTFSGLTFPLMVSATATFLFRQFFKTIPSELVDAARLDGAGPWRFFFDMLLPISKPQIAALFIILFIYGWNQYLWPLVMTTDANMATVVMGIRYLAGVADQIPQWHYIMCVTLLAMLPPCLVVIVMQRWFEKGLVH from the coding sequence ATGAGATTAGCCAATAGACTTTTTAATCATATTTTATTAGCCAGTTTCATTATATTATTATTTTTTCCTCTATATTTAGCTTTGGTGGCAGCAAGCCACTCAAGCGGAGCTTTAATGCAAGTGCCTATGCCAATATGGCCAGGCCCCCTCTTATGGCATAATTTAAAAATCGTTTTAACGCAAGGAATTGCTTCTACCGGTGGCCAGCCAGTTTGGCACTTACTGATTAATAGTTTAATTATGGCTTTATTAATTGCTGTCGGGAAAATAATCATGGCGCTTTGCAGTGCCTATGCTTTTATTTATTTTGATATGCCCTTCAAAAAGTTGTTGTTTGTGCTTATCTTTTCAACCATGATGCTGCCTGTGGAAGTAAGAATAGTTCCTACTTTCCAAGTTGTTGCCTCGTTTAAATGGTTAAACACCTTTAGCGGACTCACCTTTCCTTTGATGGTTTCAGCAACAGCCACGTTTCTATTTCGTCAATTTTTTAAAACCATACCTAGTGAATTAGTAGATGCAGCTCGATTAGATGGTGCAGGCCCATGGCGGTTCTTTTTTGATATGCTTCTCCCAATTAGTAAACCCCAAATTGCTGCCTTATTTATTATCCTTTTTATCTATGGTTGGAATCAATACTTGTGGCCGTTAGTGATGACCACAGATGCAAACATGGCAACAGTCGTTATGGGGATTCGCTACTTAGCCGGTGTCGCTGATCAAATTCCTCAGTGGCACTATATTATGTGTGTTACATTATTAGCCATGTTACCACCATGTCTTGTTGTAATAGTGATGCAGCGCTGGTTTGAAAAGGGGTTAGTGCACTAA
- a CDS encoding DUF1189 family protein: MTDAQTTTLRDIDEPHYNYLQALYLSFFSNRLYVDVGRRWKGFSLLYLFLVFLIVALPFSLRLILNFDDYFNKQIILPLKSLPPFYIQNGIVSLDKPMPYFIKNNSGKVIAIIDTTGTINKIDEKFPDLSILIVKDRLFYRVPDPQPLISKSNKTQNLQINEAVFNPNMNQYFDSNQWISTAGIGNLKLISQVIIYPTVVLALFFMYLVFFLVIAVLAQVVSLAIFRFSLSYKQAFRLLIVAATPHLAALMIILAFDWMFMGLGLFLVSLVAMYFSYAVLSLKRDSNKLVTA; this comes from the coding sequence ATGACTGATGCGCAGACAACAACGCTACGTGATATTGATGAGCCGCATTATAATTACCTACAGGCTTTATACTTGTCATTTTTTAGCAATCGTTTATATGTAGATGTGGGCAGGCGCTGGAAAGGTTTTTCACTGCTTTATTTGTTTTTAGTTTTTTTAATTGTAGCCCTCCCTTTTTCATTACGTCTTATTCTTAACTTCGATGACTATTTTAATAAGCAAATTATTCTTCCCTTAAAAAGCCTACCTCCATTTTACATTCAAAATGGTATTGTGTCGCTTGACAAGCCAATGCCTTATTTTATTAAAAATAATTCCGGTAAAGTGATTGCTATCATTGATACAACCGGAACTATCAATAAAATTGATGAAAAATTCCCTGATTTGTCCATATTAATTGTAAAAGACCGGTTATTTTACCGCGTGCCTGATCCACAGCCATTGATTAGTAAGAGTAATAAGACCCAAAATCTGCAGATCAATGAGGCTGTGTTTAATCCAAATATGAATCAATATTTTGATAGCAATCAATGGATAAGCACGGCAGGTATTGGTAATCTTAAATTAATATCACAAGTCATTATTTATCCTACTGTCGTCTTAGCCTTGTTTTTTATGTATTTAGTTTTTTTCTTAGTCATTGCTGTGCTCGCGCAAGTTGTCTCTTTAGCAATATTTAGATTTTCGTTATCTTATAAACAAGCATTTCGGCTTTTAATCGTTGCAGCTACGCCTCATCTTGCGGCTCTCATGATTATTTTAGCATTTGACTGGATGTTTATGGGGCTAGGCTTATTTTTAGTCTCTTTAGTTGCCATGTATTTTAGCTACGCTGTTCTCTCGTTAAAACGAGACAGTAACAAGCTGGTAACGGCGTGA
- a CDS encoding ABC transporter permease subunit — protein sequence MSKYIPSKKLIVLFIAPQVLLTLIFFIWPAFNALVQAFMFSDAFGLHTQFAGLVNFIDLASDPAFLKAVTVTLLLAFFITFLTLTLGLFLATLIQKRRKSQQLYKTLFIWPYAVAPAIAAILWRFLCQPTIGWLTAGLHYFNYDFNYLIYPKQALLVIIFTASWQQLSYNFLFFFAALQAIPKSLIEAAILDGASGWRRFWQIIFPLLSPTTFFLLIMNLIYACFDTFGIIDVLTKGGPENSTSTLIYKVYQDGFVGMDPGSSAAQSILLMAIVISLTYIQFHYLEKKVHYT from the coding sequence ATGTCAAAATATATTCCTTCAAAAAAATTGATCGTGCTTTTTATAGCCCCTCAAGTTTTATTAACCTTAATATTTTTCATTTGGCCTGCTTTTAATGCCTTAGTGCAAGCCTTTATGTTTAGTGACGCGTTTGGTCTTCATACGCAGTTTGCAGGATTGGTTAATTTTATTGATTTAGCCTCTGATCCCGCTTTTTTAAAAGCAGTCACGGTAACCCTTTTACTCGCTTTCTTTATTACTTTTCTTACCTTAACATTAGGATTATTTCTAGCAACTTTAATTCAAAAACGGCGTAAAAGTCAGCAACTTTATAAAACGCTCTTTATTTGGCCGTATGCTGTTGCGCCAGCCATTGCAGCCATTTTGTGGCGGTTTCTCTGCCAACCCACTATAGGCTGGTTGACTGCAGGGCTGCATTATTTTAATTATGATTTTAATTATTTAATCTACCCTAAACAGGCATTACTAGTTATTATTTTTACTGCCAGTTGGCAGCAGCTTAGTTATAATTTTTTATTTTTTTTCGCAGCCCTGCAAGCTATTCCTAAATCCCTTATTGAAGCTGCTATTTTAGATGGTGCAAGTGGTTGGCGCCGATTTTGGCAAATTATTTTTCCCTTGTTATCCCCTACTACGTTCTTTTTATTAATTATGAATCTTATTTATGCTTGTTTTGATACCTTTGGCATCATTGATGTTCTAACTAAAGGTGGGCCTGAAAATAGTACAAGCACGTTAATATACAAAGTTTATCAAGACGGCTTTGTAGGCATGGATCCAGGAAGCTCTGCTGCTCAGTCGATTTTATTAATGGCTATTGTTATTAGTCTAACCTATATCCAATTTCATTATCTTGAAAAGAAGGTTCATTACACATGA
- a CDS encoding ABC transporter ATP-binding protein — MATVNLIDVCKQYGQQTILNHINLTIERGEFIAVIGPSGCGKSTLLRLVAGLDEVSSGRILINNECVNETPAHRRDMAMVFQSYALYPHMTVYDNMAYGLKLRGMKKEAIKQRVTDVAALLHLSDYLQRKPQALSGGQRQRVAMGRAIVRSPAVFLFDEPLSNLDTKLRAQMRHEIKKLHQELNTTCLYVTHDQVEAMTMAARILVLNNGKVEQFGSPQLLYQKPASIFVAEYIGLYPVNFLPGKLNTHQKKIQTNFGFDFPWPDEHQPMMDNESVLIGIRPEHLHITDESDDTIEVRVSFIDNMGADKLIHAYSLHDNHRFTIKTSAETIINKEIIKVKPVVNKANLFQQQTGLRIGGWHD, encoded by the coding sequence ATGGCCACAGTAAATCTTATCGATGTTTGTAAACAATACGGTCAGCAAACGATTCTTAATCATATTAATCTTACTATTGAACGTGGTGAATTTATTGCGGTGATTGGGCCTTCCGGCTGCGGTAAGTCGACGTTATTGCGACTTGTAGCTGGATTAGATGAAGTCAGTAGCGGGCGCATTCTTATTAATAATGAATGTGTTAATGAAACACCAGCGCATCGGCGTGATATGGCAATGGTTTTTCAAAGTTATGCGCTCTACCCGCATATGACTGTTTATGACAACATGGCTTATGGTTTAAAATTACGTGGTATGAAAAAAGAGGCCATAAAACAGCGGGTAACAGACGTGGCTGCTTTATTGCATCTTTCAGATTATCTCCAACGTAAACCACAAGCCTTATCAGGAGGGCAGCGCCAGCGCGTTGCCATGGGACGCGCTATTGTGCGCTCGCCTGCTGTTTTTTTATTTGATGAACCTTTGTCTAATCTTGATACCAAATTACGTGCTCAAATGCGCCATGAGATTAAAAAACTACATCAAGAGCTAAACACAACATGCTTATATGTCACGCACGATCAAGTTGAAGCCATGACCATGGCTGCTCGTATTTTAGTTTTAAATAATGGCAAAGTTGAACAATTTGGTTCACCACAATTACTATATCAAAAGCCAGCCTCCATCTTTGTTGCCGAATATATTGGCTTATATCCCGTTAATTTTTTACCAGGCAAATTAAATACTCATCAGAAAAAAATACAAACTAATTTCGGATTTGATTTTCCTTGGCCTGATGAGCATCAACCGATGATGGATAATGAAAGCGTGCTTATTGGCATTCGTCCTGAACATTTACACATTACTGATGAATCTGATGATACAATTGAAGTAAGGGTTTCATTTATTGATAATATGGGAGCTGATAAATTGATTCATGCTTACAGCTTACATGATAATCATCGCTTCACGATTAAAACGTCTGCTGAAACAATCATAAATAAGGAAATAATTAAAGTTAAGCCCGTTGTTAATAAAGCAAACTTATTCCAGCAACAAACTGGATTACGTATAGGAGGGTGGCATGACTGA
- the guaB gene encoding IMP dehydrogenase, whose product MSLSILQQALTFDDVLLVPAHSQVLPKEVILKTQLTRDIQLNIPLISAAMDTVTEARLAIAMAQEGGIGIIHKNMSILAQAEEVRKVKKFESGMVKDPIYVAPDLTVKELLNVMAKHSFSGVPVVDGNALVGIVTSRDIRFETNLSLPVSAVMTPKERLVTVKEGASREEIRSLLHKHRLEKLLVVNDAFNLRGLITVKDIQKAKENPFACKDAAEQLRVGAAVGVGEGTDERVAALVDAGVDVIIVDTAHGHSQGVLNRIAWIKKNFPKVQVIGGNIATAAAARALMEVGADAVKVGIGPGSICTTRIVTGVGVPQITAISNVAEGLKGTNIPIIADGGIRFSGDMCKALAAGANTVMLGNLFAGTEESPGELEFYQGRTYKSYRGMGSIGAMAQAQGSSDRYFQDLTQGSDKLVPEGIEGRVAYKGPVQGIIHQMIGGLRSCMGYTGCVSIDALHENAEFVRVTNAGMRESHVHDVNIIKQAPNYQVDD is encoded by the coding sequence ATGTCGCTTTCTATTCTGCAACAGGCATTGACTTTCGATGATGTATTGTTAGTTCCTGCCCATTCGCAGGTACTCCCCAAAGAAGTTATATTAAAAACGCAATTAACGCGGGACATTCAATTAAACATTCCTTTAATTTCTGCGGCCATGGATACGGTGACTGAGGCACGCCTTGCGATTGCAATGGCTCAAGAAGGTGGGATAGGGATTATTCATAAAAATATGAGTATCTTGGCCCAGGCAGAGGAAGTTCGCAAGGTTAAAAAATTTGAAAGTGGGATGGTTAAAGATCCTATTTATGTTGCGCCCGACTTAACCGTGAAAGAATTACTCAATGTGATGGCCAAGCATAGTTTCTCAGGTGTTCCTGTGGTTGATGGCAATGCATTAGTAGGTATTGTTACCAGTCGTGATATTCGCTTTGAAACTAATCTCTCTCTACCTGTTTCAGCAGTCATGACGCCTAAAGAGCGTTTAGTCACCGTCAAAGAAGGCGCCAGTCGTGAAGAAATTCGAAGTCTCCTTCATAAGCATCGCTTAGAAAAATTACTTGTGGTCAATGATGCATTTAATTTACGCGGCTTGATTACCGTCAAAGATATTCAAAAGGCGAAAGAAAATCCCTTTGCTTGTAAAGACGCCGCTGAGCAATTACGTGTTGGTGCGGCTGTAGGTGTTGGTGAAGGGACGGATGAGCGGGTGGCTGCTTTAGTAGATGCTGGTGTCGATGTCATTATTGTCGATACAGCACATGGCCATTCACAAGGTGTATTAAATAGAATTGCTTGGATTAAAAAGAATTTTCCTAAGGTGCAAGTAATTGGTGGTAATATCGCAACAGCCGCTGCCGCACGGGCTCTTATGGAAGTCGGGGCTGACGCGGTTAAGGTAGGGATTGGCCCAGGCTCTATTTGTACCACTCGAATTGTAACAGGCGTGGGCGTGCCCCAAATTACCGCTATTTCTAATGTCGCTGAAGGTTTAAAAGGTACAAATATTCCTATTATTGCTGATGGTGGTATTAGGTTTTCTGGGGATATGTGTAAGGCCTTAGCAGCCGGTGCCAATACCGTGATGCTTGGTAATCTTTTTGCAGGTACCGAAGAGTCACCTGGTGAACTTGAATTTTATCAAGGCCGAACGTATAAAAGTTATCGTGGTATGGGGTCAATTGGCGCAATGGCACAAGCACAAGGCTCAAGTGATCGCTATTTCCAAGATTTAACACAAGGTAGTGATAAATTAGTTCCTGAAGGTATTGAGGGACGTGTTGCTTATAAAGGGCCTGTACAGGGTATTATCCATCAAATGATTGGTGGGTTGCGTTCTTGTATGGGTTATACCGGATGTGTGTCTATCGACGCGTTGCATGAAAACGCAGAATTCGTGCGCGTCACGAATGCCGGTATGCGTGAATCTCACGTTCACGATGTGAATATTATTAAACAAGCCCCTAACTACCAGGTTGATGATTAG